A segment of the Prochlorococcus marinus CUG1416 genome:
TAAATTATGGCGTAAAAGCAGGCAGGCACGCTTTTCTTGCAGGAAGAATTAAAAAACAAGACTTTGCAATAGCAAGTTCACCAGACAACAACATATCGATCTAATTCTCTAAAGTTAAATCAATTTAAAAGGAGAGTAAAAATTTATTATTTGTTTGATTTCTTCTATTAAGAAAAAAGATTTGAAACTATTTACGATATTTTTTCGCAAATTGGAAGCACACTGTAGTAATTTAATAAATATATTATGAAACTATTAATTCTGGAGTTCTGAGTGAAAGTTATTGTTCTTGGTGGAGATGGTTTTTGCGGTTGGCCTTGTGCGGTGAATTTAGCAGAGCAAAATCATGATGTAATTATTGTCGACAATTTAAGTCGTAGAAAAATAGATATTGATCTAGAAGTAGAATCTTTAACTCCAATCTCTTCCATAACAGAAAGACTTTCTGCATGGAAAGAGATTGGAGGTAAACCTATGAGATTTCTTAACATGGATATCTCTAAACAATATCAAAAATTACTGAATTTGCTTATTGAAGAAAAACCAGATTCAGTTATCCATTTCGCAGAACAAAGAGCAGCGCCTTACTCGATGAAATCGAGTTTTACGAAAAGATATACAGTAGATAATAATGTTAATGGCACGCACAACCTTCTAGCTGCAATCGTAGAATCTAATTTAGATATTCATGTTGTTCATTTAGGAACAATGGGGGTCTACGGATATGGATCCCATAGAGGTGCAACAATTCCAGAAGGTTATTTAAAGGTTGAAGTTCCACAACCAGATGGAAGCCGCTTTGAAGAAGAAATATTACACCCTGCGAGTCCAGGAAGTGTTTACCATATGACTAAAACTTTAGATCAATTATTATTTCTTTACTACAACAAAAATGATCTTGTAAGAATAACTGATCTGCATCAAGGTATTGTTTGGGGAACAAATACAGAATCAACTTTGAAAGATCCTAGATTGACAAACAGATTTGACTATGACGGAGATTATGGAACTGTTCTAAACAGATTTCTCATGCAAGCTGCTATTGGATATCCTTTAAGTGTTCATGGAACAGGAGGGCAAACGAGAGCATTTATACATATAAAAGATTCGGTAAAATGTGTGCAACTTGCACTTGAGAATCCTCCAAAATCGGGAGAGAGAGTCAAAATCTTTAATCAAATGACTGAAAGTCATCAAGTTGGGGAGCTAGCTAAAAAAATTGCATCTCTCACAGGGGCTGATATCAATTATTTACCAAATCCAAGGAATGAAGCAGTTGAAAATGATTTAATTGTTGATAATAAATGCTTTATAGAATTAGGTTTAAACCCAACCACTCTTGATAATGGCTTATTAGAAGAAGTTGTTGAAGTTGCTAAAAAATACTCCAAGAGATGTGATTTGAAACGCATACCTTGTGTTTCATCCTGGACTAAAAAACAAGCTGAGGCTATAAAGACTAATTAAAATTTCTGAAATAATTACCTGAAGAAAGTGAAAATTGCATTGTTTACTGAAACCTTTTTACCTAAAGTTGATGGCATAGTCACAAGACTAACTAAAACGATTGAATTTTTAATAAAAAATGGTGATGAAGTTATAATTTTTTGTCCAGAGGGGTGTCCAGAATCATATATGGGAGCAACAGTAGTTGGAGTTGCTGCAATGCCCTTACCACTATACCCAGAGTTGAAGCTTGGTTTACCAGGTCCTGCAGTTTCAGATAAGTTAGAAAAATTCAATCCAGATTTGATACATGTTGTTAATCCAGCTGTACTTGGCTTAGGTGGCATATGGTTGGCGAAAACTAATAATATTCCTTTAATTGCTAGCTACCATACTCATCTTCCAAAATATCTGGAATATTACGGTATGGGTATGTTAGAGCCACTTTTGTGGGAATTACTTAAAGCAGCTCATAATCAAGCCTTATTAAATTTATGTACTTCCACCGCTATGGTCAATGAGTTAAAAGATAAAGGTATTCAAAGGACTGCTCTATGGCAAAGAGGAGTAGATACTTACAGTTTCCGACCAGATTTGAGAAGTGAGGAAATGAGAGAAAAATTATTTGGGAAATATCAAGATGCTAATTTCCTATTGATTTATGTAGGAAGATTATCCGCAGAAAAACAAATTGAGAGAATCAAACCAGTCTTAGCAAGTATTCCTAATGCATGCCTAGCACTTGTAGGTGACGGTCCATATAGAAACCAGCTTGAAAAAATATTCGAGAATACTAAGACTAATTTCATAGGATATTTATCTGGAGATGAACTTGCTAGCGCCTATGCCTCTGGCGATATATTTTTATTTCCCTCTAGTACAGAAACACTTGGATTAGTATTACTAGAAGCAATGGCGGCAGGATGTCCAGTTATCGGAGCAAATAAAGGAGGAATTCCAGACATAATTAGCGATGGCATTAACGGTTGTTTATATGATCCTGATGAAAAAGACAATGGGGAACAAAGTTTAATTGAAGCGACAAAAAAAATTCTAGAGAATGAAGATAAAAGAGAAGTTATGAGGAAAGAGGCACGAAACGAAGCAGAAAAATGGGATTGGAATCAAGCAACGTTACAACTACAAAATTATTATTCAGATACTCTCAAAGAAATAGATTAAACTTTATCTAAATTATGCTACGTGTGGAGGCGTAGGATTACTATACGAACTTAAAGGAAGTATTAGAGTAGCTATATTTTGATTCTTTTCAGGCCTTTTTTTCTTTGAGAATTTTTTACCAAAAGGTACTCTTATAACATTAGTTCCTTCAATGGAACATATATTTGAGTTATCCCCTGAAAAATTATTGACAAAATTTGGTAAGTTGACGTTTTCAAGTGGCAAGTGTTTAACATTACCAGATTTAAAATCTTTGGTCATAGCTTCAAATACCCCAAAAAAATTTGATGCTTGTATATATTAATAAAAAAATTTAAAAAATTTCTATAAGAAAATATTAAATTTTTTTCCACACTGATAATAACTAAGTAATTACAAGGATGCTAGTCCTTTAAGCACATTTTTTTTCTTCTAAAGTCTCTCCTTGATTTACAGTGCAAGAACAAATTAAATTGCGATCACCATATGCATTATTAATTCTAGAAACTGAAGACCAAAACTTAATAGTTGTTGGAGTTTTATAAGGGAAAGAAGCTTTTTCTTTTGAATAAGGATAATTCCAATTATCCCCAATTAACTCTTTCAGCGTATGGGGAGCATTGCTTATTACATTATTATTATTTAATTCAATATTATTTTCTATTTCGCTGATTTCTTCTCCAATCAAAAGCATAGCCTCACAAAATCTATCCAATTCAGCCAAACTTTCACTTTCAGTAGGCTCTATCATAATAGTCTCTGGAACAGGCCAACTTATAGTTGGGGCATGAAAACTATAATCTATTAATCGTTTAGCTAAATCATTTACACTCAAACCAGTTTTAGATTTTAAATCTCTAAAATCTAAAATACATTCATGTGCGACAAAATTATTTTTTCCTTTATAAAGAATCTTGAATTTATGCTTTAAAGAATGTGCAATATAATTTGCAGATAGAATTGCATGCGCAGTTGCTTTCCTTAAACCACTAAGACCAGCCATTTTTATGTACATCCAACTTATTGGGAGAATACTGGCACTCCCATGCTTGGCAGAAGATACATAATTGGAACTATTAGATAAATTATTATCCATTAAAGAATGAGTAGGAAGAAATGGGCTTAAAGTTTCTGATGCAGCAACTGGTCCTACTCCTGGACCCCCACCTCCATGTGGAATGCAGAATGTTTTATGTAAATTCAAATGACAAACATCAACACCATAGTTACCTGGTTTGCATAATCCAACCTGAGCGTTCAAATTTGCTCCATCTAAATAGACAAATCCACCAACAGAGTGAATTAAGTCACATATCTTTCTGATTTGCAATTCAAAAACTCCATGAGTAGAGGGGTAGGTCAACATAAGGGCTCCTATTTGGTTATCAAATTTCTTGACCTTGATCGACAAATCTTGAAAATCAATATTTCCTTCGTCATCACATTCAACCGTTAAAACATCAAATCCTGCCATAACTGCACTAGCAGGATTTGTGCCATGAGCACTTTTAGGAATTAAACATTTTTTTCTTGAAAGTTCACCTTTTGATTCAAAATAAGAATTTATTGCCAATAATCCTGCAAACTCTCCCTGAGAGCCTGCATTTGGTTGAAAAGAAACTGATTTTAGACCAACAATATCACTTATCCAGTTTTCTAGATCAGATATTATTTTTGTATAGCCCTTCGTTTGATCTGGTGGAGAAAAAGGATGAATAGAAGATAAATTAGCCCAAGAGACTGGATTTAACTCTGCTGCAGAATTTAACTTCATGGTACAGCTTCCTAATGGCATCATTCCATCTACCAGAGAAAAATCTTTTTCAGCAAGTCGGAATATATATCTCATTAATTCAGTTTCACTTTGATTTTTTGTGAATATATCTTGCTGCATCCATTTACTGGATCTCAAAGCTAAACCTTCAAGATGAAATCTTTTATCAAATTTTATATACTCTAAATCTTCTTTTTTTTCTATAAGGTTTGCTATGAAAGTCAAAATATCTTTGATTTCTTTTTCATTACTGAGCTCATCTAAAGAGATCCCAAAGCCAGTTGAATTTTCAATAGTTGATCCCAACGGCAAAATTCTTAAGTTATAACCATTTTTTAAAGCTTCATTATGGATCCTCTGGGAGTGCTCAGAATAAACATCAACACTATCAAATCTAATCCCATCAGGAATATGAAAACCTAGATCAGCTAAACATGATTCTAAATTTAGTCTCAACTCCACTAATCTCTTAGCAATTTGCATTAATCCAGAGGATCCATGATAAATAGCATAAAAAGAAGAAATTATGGCTAACAAAGATTGAGCAGTACAAATATTACTCGTGGCCTTTTCCCTTCTAATATGTTGCTCTCTTGTTTGCAATGCTAGTCTTAGTGACTTTTCTCCATTTTTAGAGAGAGTTTGTCCAACAATTCTTCCAGGTATCAGCCTTTTATATTTTTCGCTACAAGCAAAATATGCTGCATGGGGGCCACCAAAACCCATTGGAACTCCAAATCTTTGCATACTACCCACTGCTACATCAACACCAAATTCAGAAATTGGTTTAATTAAAACTTGTGCCAGTGGATCAATAGATGCAGTTACAATAATTTCTGATCTATGTGCTTTGGATATTAAGAATGTGGGATCAAATAATTGACCATTTTTACCTGGTAATTGCAACAAAATTCCAAAAACATCATCATCATTAGGAAAGTTGCTTTGAGTAAAGCGTTTTAAGAATATTCCCAAAGGTTTTGCTCTGGTTTGTAGAACATTAAAAGTATGATCAAAAACATTTGATTCAACTAAGTACACTTTTGAAGATTTATTTTTTCTTGCCGCAAAACTCATGGCCATAGCCTCCGCAGCAGCAGTGCCCTCATCTAATAAAGATGCATTTGCGACAGGGAATCCTGTTAGTTCACAAACAATAGTCTGAAAATTAAATAGAGCTTCTAATCTTCCTTGTGCAATTTCTGCTTGATATGGGGTATAAGACGTGTACCACCTAGGATTTTCAAGAACATGTCTTTGGATTACTTTAGGCATGTGATTGTCATAATAACCAAGGCCTATTAGTGATCTCATTTTGGTATTTTGCTTGGCAATCTCTTCTAATTCATTTAAAGCCTCAATTTCTGAACAACCTTGGGGCAATATTTCTGAAGATTTATCTTTAAGCTGAATATCTTCAGGAATAACTTGGTTTATAAATTGATCAATATTATTAAAACCAAGCTTATTTAGCATGCTTCTCTCATCATTATCTCCTAACCCCAGATGCCTATCTATAAACAAATCGGACCCAAATTTGGATGTCATATTAAAATATTTTTCTTTAAAATAGCTCTTTTTAAAAAGTTTGCCTTATTTTGGTACAACCTTTGATTGATATTCCTCAGAAGTCATCAAATCAGCAATTGATACTTCTGATTCTGGTTTCAAAATGACTAACCAACCTTCTCCAATGGGATCATTCTGCAAAAGCTCAGGGTTATCAATTACACTTTCATTTACAGATACTATTTCCCCTGAAAAAGGCAGGTAGACTTCCTCAACGGCCTTAACAGATTCTATTGTTCCAAAAGTCTCACCTTTCTCTAAAGTCTTCCCTTGATCAGCTAACTCAACAAAAACAATATCTCCTAATTGATCTATAGCAAAATCACTAACTCCAATTTTTAACAATCCGTTTTCTTCTAACACATATTCATGGGTATCAGCATAGTGAAGGTTGTCTGGAAACTGGTAAGACATGATTAAGTTGATAAAGAGACTAGAGAATCCTTTGAAATTAAATTTTCCTCTAATAGCTCAGATAATAATTGAATTAGTGCAATTTTGATGTGAGCTATGTGAGAACCACCTTGAACAAAAATATTGTAAGGATCTCTTAGAGGAGCATCGGCGGAAAATTCACTTGTACTACCTTCAATAAATGTACCTCCTGCCATTAATAATTGTGAATCATAACCATCCATTGATGATGGAACAACATTAAGAAAAGAATCTACTGGTGAAGAATTTTGAAAAGATTGACAAACTTTTTGTAACAAATCAGGATTATTCAATCTTACTGACTGAATGAGATCAGATCTATAAGTTGCTGGCTCTGGCAAAACCTTAAATCCCAAATTTTTAAAAACTGCTGCAACCATATCAGCACCTTTTAGTGATTCGTGAACAATTTGTGGTGCTAAAAACAAACCCTGCAAAATTAATCTTCCTAGTCCAAAATTTATTCCTGCAGATGAACCAATACCTGGTGAGGTTAATCTAGAACACGCCATCTCAACCAACTCTGCATCTCCTGCAACATACCCACCAGTAGGAACGATTGTCCCTCCCAAATTTTTAATCAATGATCCAGCAATTATATTTGCCCCTTTAGAAATTGGTTCACTATCTTCAACAAGCTCCCCATAACAGTTATCAACAAAACATATGCAGTTAGGATCAAGAGAGTGAATCAGACTACAAATTTTCTCTATCTCATGATTCGTAAGAGATTTTCTCCAACTATATCCACAACTTTTTTGTATAAATACTAATTTGCATGGATTTTCTTGAAAAGAATGAACAATTTTTTCTTCAAAAGAATCAAAATTCTCACAGATATTTATTTGCTTATAGTCAATCTCAAAATCTTTAAGTGAGCCTATACCTCCTCCCCTTATTCCTATCACTTCTTCTAACGTGTCATATGGTTGTCCTGTAAGAGATAACATCACATCTCCAGGCCTAAGAATTCCAAACAAGACAGAACTTATTGCATGCGTTCCACTTACAAATTGCATCCTCACAGCTGCCTTTTCAGCAAGAAACAATCTTGCAAAAACCGCATCAATTTTTTCTCTAGATATATCACCATGACCACTACCAGAAGATTGATTGAAATGACTAGTAGAAACTTTTTCTTCCTTAAAAATTGTCAAAATATTTTCTAATTTCTGGAAAACCTGATTGGATCTTTCTTGAAAAACTTGACTTAAACTCTCTTCTACAGAAAGAACAGCTTTTTCAGCCAGTTTTAAGTTATTGTTTCGTGTCATTAATTATGAAGACTCATGTTATTTTTCAGAAGCTAAATTTCTTAATTCTGCGAGGAAAGCATTAGGTCCTCTCCCCTGAAAATAAGAGAGTTTTTTTGAAGCCTCATATAAATCAATTAGTTCTCCATCTAATTCTTCTGCCGTATAGTCTCTAATTCCTGCTATTACCTCAGCAAAACGTTCTCTACGGGTAGATTTATTTACAGCATAGGAACTCATAACCTGAATTTTACATGATCTCCAAGCCTTATTCTGGCAAAAATGCACTGAAAGGGCATCACTTAAAGCAGAAGCCTCTTCATCTTCTATATACCAGTCAAAAGATGAAGGGAGAGATTGTAATCCTGAAAATATCTCAAATAACTCCCCAGCAGACAATGGATTACCAGAATCATTTTTCAAGGGTAATGCAGACTCTTGCAAAGATTTCCATAGCTCTGGGTAATCACTTTCTAAACGATCCCTGATTTTTTCTATACCTTGATCAAGAATCGTATTGACTTGAGCTAAAGCAAGAAAAACTTCAGGCCCAGGCGAAGATAACTTTCCATTCCTAAGATTAGAAATTTGTGAATTATGAACTTTACCTAAATCAAGAATTTCAGAAAGTAACGGTAAAACCCTATGTGACCAACCATTTCTCTCATGCCAGAGATGTATCAAATGAGCCATAGCCCTTCGACCTCTAGATAATTTATCGCGATATCCGAGACTCACAGATAATTAAACTTATCAATAGTATAGTATGATAATATTACATATCGGTAATTTTGAAAATAGTATTTCAATATCATGAACTCAGTAATTTTCCAAGAAACAGCAAAATTAAAAAAACCTGTTCCAGCTGAAAAAGTCATAGAACTATCAGAAAAGCTGCTGGAACCTTCAAGACATTCAAAAAAATATCCTCCCAGACTGCATAAAACTTGGGGAACAATCGTCTTCATGGTGGCAATTCATATTCTTTCTCTTATAGCGATACAACCAAAATTTTGGAGTCTCCCTGCAGTAATATCATTATTATTTTTTTACTGGGTGACTGCTTGTTTAGGAGTCACTCTTGGATATCACAGATTGTTATCCCACAGATCCTTCATAGTTCCAAGATGGCTTGAAAGATTTTTTGCTACCTGCGGAGCAATAAGTTGCCAGCATGGGCCTATAGATTGGGTAGGTTTACATAGACATCACCACTCTTTTTCAGATACAGAAGTAGATCATCACAATAGTAAAAAAGGTTTTTGGTGGAGTCATATGGGTTGGATGTTCAAAGACGTTGAAGCACTCAAAGCTGTTCCAAAACTAAGTGCAGATTTAATTAAAGATCCATACTATAGATTTCTCAATAAATATTTTTTAATTTTACAAATTCCTATCGGACTCTCTTTGTACGCAATAGGTCAAAAATTAGGAGTCGGGGGATGGGCTTTGGTTCTTTGGGGAATTCCATTAAGACTTGTGGTGGTTTATCACATAACTTGGCTTGTTAACTCTGCAACACATTGTTGGGGGAAAGCGCCTTTTGAAAGCGGTGATTCATCCAAAAACAATGCCTGGGTTGCTGCATTAACATTTGGAGAGGGCTGGCACAATAATCATCATGCATTTCCTAACTCGGCAAAACAAGGATTATTTAGAGGTCAAATTGATCTAACTTGGGAACATATTAAGATTCTTGCAAAATTAGGTCTTGCAAAAAAAGTAAAGTTACCCTCTAGGTCTTATTATTAAATAATATTGTTAAATATTTTCATGGCTAAAAGAGTACAAGTCGCATTAACTGAATCAATCGTCTCGCTCGGTAAAGAAGGTGACTTAGTTGAAGTAGCACCTGGATATGCAAGAAATTTTCTATTACCTTATGGCAAGGCGATGAATGTAACACCAGCTGTTCTTAAACAAATTGAAAGGAAAAAAGAAAAAGAAAAAATTGCTGCTGACAAATTAAAGCAAGAAGCTCTTGATTTCCAAACTGCATTAAAAACAATAGGAAGATTCACTATTAAAAAACAGGTTGGTGAAGATGGTGTACTATTTGGAACTGTAACCAATGGGGATGTTGCTGAAGCAATACAAGAAGCAACCAAAAAAGAAATTGACAGAAGAAACATCACAGTTCCTGATATTCATAATTTGGGTTCATTTACAGCAAAACTAAAATTACATCAAGAAGTTAATGCAGAAATAAATATTGAAGTAACAAGTTAATCAATTGGTTGCATTATTTTGAAAAGTAGCCAGAGTATATATCTAAGTAATTAAAGATATGGTTTCAGTACCTTTTCCAAATAATAACCAAAATAAAAACTTTAAAAAAGATTTTAATAGTGAAAATGCTGGGTTAGTACCTCCTCAAAATATTCAAGCGGAAGAAGCGGTACTAGGTGGCATACTTCTTGACCCAGATGCCATCAGCAGAATTGCAGATTTAATAAAACCGGAAGCTTTTTATATAAATGCTCATCGAGAGATTTATAAAACATCATTAATGTTGCATACCCAGGGAAAACCAACTGATTTAACTTCAATGAGTGCATGGTTAGCAGATAATGGATCACTAGACAAAATTGGAGGTAACAACAAATTAGTGGAACTCGTGGAAAATGTATCCTCTACAGCGTCAATAGAACAAGTTGCTAATTTAATTAACGATAAATTCATGAGAAGGCAACTTATCAGATCTGGAAATGAGGTGGTTCAACTAGGTTATGATCAGACTCAAGATACTAATGAAATTTTAGATAAAGCCGAGCAAAAAATATTTGAAATCAGTCAAGAAAAACCTTCAAAAGGCCTGACTCAAGCGGCTGAAATCCTTACAAGTACTTTCAATGAAATAGAGTCGAGATCGTTAGGAACTTCAGTAGCTGGAATTCCAGTAAATTTTTACGACCTTGATGCTATGACTCAAGGCTTTCAAAGAAGTGATTTAATAATCGTGGCGGGAAGACCTTCAATGGGGAAAACCTCAATGGTGCTTAACCTTGCGAAGAATGTTGCTCAATCTCAAGATTTACCTGTGTGTGTATTTAGCCTTGAAATGAGTAAAGAACAATTGACATATAGATTACTTTCTATGGAAGTAGGAATCGAAAGTGGCAGGCTAAGAACAGGTAGATTGCAACAAGATGAATGGCCGCTACTTGGAGAAGGTATAAATTCATTAGGTCAACTACCAATATTTATAGATGACAAACCTAACCTAAGTGTTTTAGAGATGAGATCTCTATGTAGAAGATTAATAGCTGAACAAAAAAAAGAACTTGGATTAATTGTAATTGATTACCTCCAATTAATGGAAGGAACAACTCCTGACAATAGAGTGCAAGAATTGTCACGGATAACAAGAGGCCTTAAAAGTATGGCTAGAGAATTAAAAGTTCCAGTTGTTGCCTTGTCTCAACTTAGTAGAGGAGTAGAGTCTAGAACAAACAAAAGACCAATGTTAAGCGATCTAAGAGAATCAGGTTCTATTGAACAAGACGCAGATTTAGTATTAATGATTTATAGAGATGAATACTATAATCCAGAGACTGAAGATAGAGGTATAACAGAGATCATTGTCACTAAACATAGAAATGGACCCGTAGGAACTGTTAAATTATTATTTGAACCTCAATTTACGAGATTTAGGAATTTAGCTAATTAAATCAAGCCTAAAATGCAAGATCATCAATCACTAAATGAATCTTTTGACATAATCGTTATTGGAGGAGGACATGCAGGATGCGAAGCAGCTATAACAACAGCAAAATTAGGATTTTCAACAGCCTTATTTACAATCAATCTAGATAGGATTGCTTGGCAACCTTGCAACCCTGCAGTTGGCGGGCCAGCGAAAAGTCAATTAGTGCATGAAGTTGATGCATTAGGAGGAATTATTGGAAAATTAGCTGATGAAACAGCAATCCAAAAGAGGATATTAAATGCAAGTAGAGGCCCAGCGGTATGGGCATTAAGAGCTCAAACGGATAAAAGAGAATATTCAAAAAAAATGATCGACATACTACAAAATACAGATAATTTATCTTTGAAAGAAGCAATGATTACTGAACTTGATATTGCAAAAACTGAGGCAATTGGATTGAACTCAAAAAAAATCATACAAAAACGAATAAAGGGTGTAAAAACTTTCTTTGGTAGTTACTATTCAGCGAGATCAATTATCATTACAGCTGGTACTTTTTTAGAAGGAAGAATATGGATAGGAAATAAATCAATGTCGGCTGGTAGATCTGGTGAACAAGCTGCACAAGGCCTTACTCAAAACTTGCACGAAATTGGAATAAAAACAGAACGGTTAAAAACAGGCACCCCAGCCAGAGTTGATAAAAAAAGTATCTTTTTTGATGAATTAGATATTCAACCAAGTACAGCAGGTGATAAATATTTTTCGTTTGACCCAGATATCAAAAATAGTATGCCCCAGGTTAGTTGTCACATAACAAGAACAACTTCTAAAACACATCAACTAATTCGTGATAATTTACATTTAACTCCCATTTACGGTGGTTTTATTGATAGTAAGGGGCCAAGATATTGTCCATCTATTGAAGATAAAATCGTTAAATTTGCGGATAAAGAATCACATCAAATTTTCCTAGAACCAGAAGGAATTAATACTCCTGAAATATATGTTCAAGGCTTTTCTACAGGATTACCCGAAAATATTCAATTAGAACTTTTAAGAACCTTACCTGGATTAAGTAAATGTAAAATGTTGCGACCAGCTTATGCTGTCGAGTATGAATATATACCTGCAACACAGCTCCAAACTTCACTAGAAACAAAAGAAATTGAATATTTATTTAGCGCTGGGCAAATTAATGGAACCACTGGTTATGAAGAAGCCGCTGCACAAGGATTAGTTGCAGGAATCAATGCGACAAGAAAACTAAACAAAAGAGATCCAATAATCTTTACTAGGGAAAGCAGCTATATAGGAACAATGATTAATGATTTAATTACTAAAGATCTCAAAGAACCATACAGAGTTCTTACTAGTAGGAGCGAATATAGGTTAACTCTAAGAGGAGATAATGCAGATAGAAGATTAACCCCATTAGGTTATCAAATAGGGCTAATTGATGAGAAAAGATGGTCGGCTTATCAAGAAAAAATGAAGTCCCTTGAAGAAGAGAAATTAAGATTAACAAACACCCGTTTAAAAAATACCGATGAAATAGCGAAAAAAATAGAATTAGATACAGGATCAAAAATCAAAGGCTCAGCAACTTTGAAAGAACTCTTAAAAAGACCAAACTTTCATTATTCAGATCTAATTAAATATGATTTAACTGAACAAGATCTGGCTTCTTCAATAAAGGAAGGTGTTGAAATAGATATTAAATACGAGGGTTATCTTAAAAGACAAAAAAACAACATTGAACAAATAAATCGTCAAAGCTCTAAATCTCTGCCTCAAGAAATAAATTATGAAAAGATAGATACATTATCTTTAGAAGCTAGAGAAAATTTGAATAAGATAAAGCCAAGAAATTTTGGTGATGCTTCAAAAATTCCTGGAGTTAGCAAAGCTGATTTAACTGCATTACTTGTTTGGCTAAAGATAAAAGAGATAAAAAAAGAAAAGGCAAATATTTTTGCTGAAAAAAAGTTATCATCGTAAAAGCAATCTTTCATCGCACTGAATAATAAACTTTTTAAATCCCCAAAAATATTATGGGAAGAAAAAGCATCTACTTTTTTAGTGAAAAATTCACTTCCAAAGATATCTGGTCCATGGAAATTAATGCTGCTTGGGGATGGAA
Coding sequences within it:
- the gcvH gene encoding glycine cleavage system protein GcvH, whose translation is MSYQFPDNLHYADTHEYVLEENGLLKIGVSDFAIDQLGDIVFVELADQGKTLEKGETFGTIESVKAVEEVYLPFSGEIVSVNESVIDNPELLQNDPIGEGWLVILKPESEVSIADLMTSEEYQSKVVPK
- a CDS encoding aminotransferase class I/II-fold pyridoxal phosphate-dependent enzyme encodes the protein MTRNNNLKLAEKAVLSVEESLSQVFQERSNQVFQKLENILTIFKEEKVSTSHFNQSSGSGHGDISREKIDAVFARLFLAEKAAVRMQFVSGTHAISSVLFGILRPGDVMLSLTGQPYDTLEEVIGIRGGGIGSLKDFEIDYKQINICENFDSFEEKIVHSFQENPCKLVFIQKSCGYSWRKSLTNHEIEKICSLIHSLDPNCICFVDNCYGELVEDSEPISKGANIIAGSLIKNLGGTIVPTGGYVAGDAELVEMACSRLTSPGIGSSAGINFGLGRLILQGLFLAPQIVHESLKGADMVAAVFKNLGFKVLPEPATYRSDLIQSVRLNNPDLLQKVCQSFQNSSPVDSFLNVVPSSMDGYDSQLLMAGGTFIEGSTSEFSADAPLRDPYNIFVQGGSHIAHIKIALIQLLSELLEENLISKDSLVSLST
- a CDS encoding glycosyltransferase family 4 protein, producing MKIALFTETFLPKVDGIVTRLTKTIEFLIKNGDEVIIFCPEGCPESYMGATVVGVAAMPLPLYPELKLGLPGPAVSDKLEKFNPDLIHVVNPAVLGLGGIWLAKTNNIPLIASYHTHLPKYLEYYGMGMLEPLLWELLKAAHNQALLNLCTSTAMVNELKDKGIQRTALWQRGVDTYSFRPDLRSEEMREKLFGKYQDANFLLIYVGRLSAEKQIERIKPVLASIPNACLALVGDGPYRNQLEKIFENTKTNFIGYLSGDELASAYASGDIFLFPSSTETLGLVLLEAMAAGCPVIGANKGGIPDIISDGINGCLYDPDEKDNGEQSLIEATKKILENEDKREVMRKEARNEAEKWDWNQATLQLQNYYSDTLKEID
- the gcvP gene encoding aminomethyl-transferring glycine dehydrogenase, coding for MTSKFGSDLFIDRHLGLGDNDERSMLNKLGFNNIDQFINQVIPEDIQLKDKSSEILPQGCSEIEALNELEEIAKQNTKMRSLIGLGYYDNHMPKVIQRHVLENPRWYTSYTPYQAEIAQGRLEALFNFQTIVCELTGFPVANASLLDEGTAAAEAMAMSFAARKNKSSKVYLVESNVFDHTFNVLQTRAKPLGIFLKRFTQSNFPNDDDVFGILLQLPGKNGQLFDPTFLISKAHRSEIIVTASIDPLAQVLIKPISEFGVDVAVGSMQRFGVPMGFGGPHAAYFACSEKYKRLIPGRIVGQTLSKNGEKSLRLALQTREQHIRREKATSNICTAQSLLAIISSFYAIYHGSSGLMQIAKRLVELRLNLESCLADLGFHIPDGIRFDSVDVYSEHSQRIHNEALKNGYNLRILPLGSTIENSTGFGISLDELSNEKEIKDILTFIANLIEKKEDLEYIKFDKRFHLEGLALRSSKWMQQDIFTKNQSETELMRYIFRLAEKDFSLVDGMMPLGSCTMKLNSAAELNPVSWANLSSIHPFSPPDQTKGYTKIISDLENWISDIVGLKSVSFQPNAGSQGEFAGLLAINSYFESKGELSRKKCLIPKSAHGTNPASAVMAGFDVLTVECDDEGNIDFQDLSIKVKKFDNQIGALMLTYPSTHGVFELQIRKICDLIHSVGGFVYLDGANLNAQVGLCKPGNYGVDVCHLNLHKTFCIPHGGGGPGVGPVAASETLSPFLPTHSLMDNNLSNSSNYVSSAKHGSASILPISWMYIKMAGLSGLRKATAHAILSANYIAHSLKHKFKILYKGKNNFVAHECILDFRDLKSKTGLSVNDLAKRLIDYSFHAPTISWPVPETIMIEPTESESLAELDRFCEAMLLIGEEISEIENNIELNNNNVISNAPHTLKELIGDNWNYPYSKEKASFPYKTPTTIKFWSSVSRINNAYGDRNLICSCTVNQGETLEEKKCA
- a CDS encoding NAD-dependent epimerase/dehydratase family protein produces the protein MKVIVLGGDGFCGWPCAVNLAEQNHDVIIVDNLSRRKIDIDLEVESLTPISSITERLSAWKEIGGKPMRFLNMDISKQYQKLLNLLIEEKPDSVIHFAEQRAAPYSMKSSFTKRYTVDNNVNGTHNLLAAIVESNLDIHVVHLGTMGVYGYGSHRGATIPEGYLKVEVPQPDGSRFEEEILHPASPGSVYHMTKTLDQLLFLYYNKNDLVRITDLHQGIVWGTNTESTLKDPRLTNRFDYDGDYGTVLNRFLMQAAIGYPLSVHGTGGQTRAFIHIKDSVKCVQLALENPPKSGERVKIFNQMTESHQVGELAKKIASLTGADINYLPNPRNEAVENDLIVDNKCFIELGLNPTTLDNGLLEEVVEVAKKYSKRCDLKRIPCVSSWTKKQAEAIKTN